One Candidatus Symbiobacter mobilis CR genomic window, CTGCCATGCCCGCTTGCTTGATGCAAGGCTCGATACCGCAGCGGCGCTGCGCGTTTTGCGCCATCTCGTCGTCGAGCGCCTGCTGACGCTGGATTGCACGCGCCAGGCCACCCTGGCCGACGTGACGACGTGCATGACGAATCTGGCCGAATTTGCGCTTGATATCGCCGTGCGCAGTGTGGTCCTGGAACTGGATGAATGCCACGGCGCGCCACGCACCGCCAGCGGCCAGCGTGCGCAGCTCTGGGTCGTGGGGATGGGCAAGCTCGGCGCGTGCGAGCTGAATGTCTCCAGCGACATCGACTTGGTCTACGTGTACGACGAGGATGGCGATACCGATGGAAGCGCCCTGGGCCGTTCCCGTCTGTCGAACCATGAGTACTTTGCGCGAGTGGTTCGCGGTGTCTATGCCCTTGTGGGCGACAGCACCGGGCATGGTTTCGTTTTTCGAGTCGATCTGGCGCTGCGTCCGCATGGGGGCAGCGGCCCGGCGGCGGTGTCTCTCGATGCGCTGGAGGAATACCTGCATGTCCACGGCAGGGAATGGGAGCGCTTTGCCTGGCTCAAGAGCCGCGTCGTCGCGCCCGTTTCTGCGATGGACGATCTGGCCACCCAGCCGTTGCGCAACGTTGTCTCTCCTTTCGTTTTTCGCAAATACCTGGATTACGGGGTGTTTGAAGCGCTGCGTGCGCTCCATCGCGAGATTCGAAGCCATGCCCTGCGCACCAGTGCCGGGCGGCCCGAGCGCGCCGACGACGTGAAGTTAGGGCGCGGGGGGATTCGGGAGATCGAATTCACCGTACAGCTCCTGCAAGTCGTGCGCGGCGGGCAGTACCCCGAATTGCGCTGCCGTGCGACCCTGGGTGCGTTGCCGCGTATCGTTGAAGCCGGGTTGATGCCCGAAGACACCGCACGCAGCCTGGCGGGGGCCTACACCTTTTTGCGCGAGGTCGAGCACCGTATTCAGTACCTCGACGACGCGCAGACACACGCCGTGCCCATTGCCGAACCCGATCGGGAATGGATCGCCGCCACGATGGGAATGGCCAACGCACAGGAACTGCTCGACACGCTTGCCCTGCACCGCAGCCGCGTGGAGCAGGAATTCGACACCTTGCTGGGTGCGAGCCGCGCTGGGCAGCATACGGATGCAGCCGCACTCGACTCCGTCCTGGCCGATTTGCCGCAGCCTTTTGCCGAGCAGATCCGCCAATGGATCGGGCGCCCGAAAGTGCTGGCGCTGCGCGACAAATCCCGCGAGCGGCTGGCTGCGTTGCTGCTGCGCGTGCTGCGATGGATGCGCAGCGGAAAAACCACGCCTGAAGCCATCTTGCGCTTGCTGGACTGGCTGGAATCCGTGCTGCGGCGGGAGAGCTACCTCGTCTTGCTGCGCGAGCGCCCCACCATCCTGGGCCGCCTGCTGCGGCTACTCGGTGCTGCACGGTGGCCTGCCAAATACCTGCAACTCCACCCCGGGGTGATCGATGAGCTGGCCGATGCGGGGCTGCTCGACGAGCGTTTCGATGCGGCCGCCTTCGACGCAGAGCTGGAGCGCCGCCGTGCGTCGTTACGCAATACCGGGGAGGACGACGAGGAATCTCTGCTCAACCTGCTGCGCCGCGCGCACCATGCCGAGGTGTTCCGCACGCTGACCCGCGACGTCGAAGGGCGCTTGCGTGTCGAAGAAGTCGCCGACGACCTCAGCGCCCTGGCCGACGCCGTGCTGTGCATCGTGGCGCGTTGGTGTTGGGAGCGGCTACCCAAGGCGCACCGGCCCCAGCCTGCCTTCGGCATCCTGGCCTACGGCAAACTGGGCGGCAAGGAGCTGGGGTACGGCAGCGACCTTGATCTCGTCTTCGTCTACGAGGACAAGGACAAAGACGAACGCGCCCACGAAGCCTACGCGGCGCTGGTGCGCAAGCTCATCCAGTGGCTGACGGTCAAAACAGGCGAAGGCGATTTGTACGAAATCGACACCGCGCTGCGCCCCAACGGCAACGCGGGCCTGCTGATCACGAGCTTGGAGTCGTATGCCGGGTACCAGCAACAGCGGGGGTCGAACACCGCGTGGACGTGGGAACACCAAGCCATCACCCGGGCGCGTTGTGTGCTGGGGGACGAAGCGATGCGCGAGCGCTTCGACACCGTGCGCCACGCTGTTCTGACCACCCAACGCGATGCCGATGCCCTGCGGGAGGAAGTTCGTGCAATGCGGCGCAAGCTGGCGCAAGCGCACCCCGTACCGCAGGGGATCTTCGACATCAAGCACAGCCCCGGGGGAATGATCGATACGGAATTCGTGACACAGTTCCTCGTACTGTCGCAGTCGCACCAGCACGCGGCGCTGGCGGCCAATGTGGGGAATACCGCCTTGCTCGAACGCGCGGAATCGCTGGGCCTGCTGCCGGAAGGGCTGGGCCGACGTGCCGCCAGCGCCTACCGTGCGCTACGCCAAGCGCAACACCACGCCCGGCTCGACGAAGCCCCGGCCAAGGTGCCTGACACTGCGTTGCGGGAAGAGCGGGAAGCCATCCTCACGCTGTGGTTGACGGTATTTGGGGAGTAAGAACCAATTTCAGTAGGCAGGCGAGCCGAAGCAGTGTGCGTGGCGCCGGAGCGCAGGAACCGGAATGTACTGACAGTACATGAGGATTCCGAGCACCGCCGCCACGTGCAATGCGATGGCGCAGCCCCTACTGGAATAGGTTCTAACGATGTGCAACATTCCTTGCCATAGACAAGCGTCGATGCAGGACTGACGGAAGCCGCGATCAGCGCTGGCATGGGAGCATGGCATGGTTCACCACCTCGACCCTTTCCCCATCCGTCAACATCAGCCAGCAATGCAGCTTGGCCATTGCCGCAATCTCCGGCAATGCACAGTACGCGGCGATTTGCTCCAAGCCCTCTTGCCGCTTGGCCTCCCACCCCAATTCACCATCTTGTTTCTTGGCGTATTTCAATTCGATCAAATGCTGCCCGGCAAGCTCGAAGGGACTTCGTTCCCACAACAACACATCAGGGTAGCGCCGATTCACTTCGGGTTCGCTTTGTAAACGCCATACGGATGTCTGGAACAGCAGCGTGACCAGAATCACCTTCAGATGTTTTTCATCCATGCGAATGCTGTCGCGGTTCGAGAGGTGGCGAAGCACGCGCTCCAACTGGGCACGCAGGGGTTCGAGGTTGTTGGCGCGGTACAAGGCTCGCAAAGCGTCCCGCACTTCCCAGATCGGCAGATCGACGTTATTGCGCCGCTCCAATTCCACAAGGAAATACTGAAAGTACAACTCGCGAATCACATGGTTCGGGATTGCATAGCGCATATCGTTCCCATCTCCCCCGGCAAGAGAAGCAAAGCCCACATACGCCAGCAAGCTAATGAAGTCATCGCGCCCAAAGGTTTTGTCAAGATCAAACCGGCGCTGTTGCTGGGCTATGACTTCGCCTTCCGTCACCAGCGCTTCGAGCACGCGGTAGTTGTCTTCGCGGTCGCCAATAGCAAACAGCGCCATCAGCTTTCCGTAGTCGGAGGCAATGTTTTCGTCCAGCATCCGGTCTGGGTAGGCACAGGCTTTGCAATCAAAGTTATCCGCAAAGTACAACACCATGTCGGAGTTGTAGATGGTGTGGCACCTGCGATGAAAGCGATATCCGTTGTACCAATGGGTTACGTCTTCCATCATCGCTTCGGCATCCAGCTTGCAGCACTCCGCCAAGGGGCGAATCAGCGACAACGTTTCCTCGCGGGTAAAGCCCAGGATGTCGTGGAAATCTTCCTCGAAAGTCAGGTTCTTGGTGATATTGAATCCACTCGTCAAGCTATCGAGCATGATCGCGGTGACACCGGTAATAAAAAACCGGTCAAGGGTTCCTGCCTGCGTTGCGGATTTGATCGTTTCATAAAAACTGCGTACAAACCCACCCTTGCCAACGGCAGAGCGAAAAGAATCCAAGTCTTCCGCAAGCAGGCTATTGGCAAAGTGGTCGTATTCGTCGATCAGAAGTAGGAGCTTGTGGCCGGAGTCCGCGACGCATTGACAGAGCAAGGTGAGCTGTTCCTGTGGGGTGGCCAGGCTACGCAATTCCTCGACATCGGATGCAGGGTAACCATATCGCCGTAAAAAGCGGATTGCAGGCATCGACACCCTGGAAGCAAAACCCTGCCGCACGGTATCGACACTATTGCCGGTTTCGATCCCGCTGAAATCGAGCACCAGTACTTGGTACGCATTTGCCAGCAGAGTAGGGTTCCTGCCTATATGCAGCGTACCGAAAAGCGCATCGAACTCCGGCTTGCGAAGCTGGTCGTAGTAATGCTCCAGCATCGACAAAAACAGGCTTTTGCCAAAGCGGCGCGGGCGCATCAGGACGTGGTAGCTGCCATGCGCTTCGAGCTGGGCGATGTAGTTCGTGCGATCTACGTAAAAATGGCCTTCAGTAATCAACTTGTGGAAATTGCTCAGGCCGTAGGGGAGTTTGGGTAGTATGGTCATCGTAGAACCTTCGATGTGCGTAGGGCCATGGGTATCCCACCGGCGGTGTGGAGATATACCGCTCCATCTGCAGCAACCCGCACGTGTGGGGGCACGTACACCGTCGTCGATCTTGCCGACGGGAAGTAACGGCGCGACAGCGCCAAAGGGTTGCGCCTGCGTTTGGCAGGCGCCAGGGGGGACTCAGCGCACCAGGATTTCCACCCGCCGATTGCGGGGTTCGGCAATGTCGTCGTCGGTGGGGACGAGCGGCGCACGTTCGCCACGGCCAATCGCTTCGATGCGTTCCGCATCAAACCCTTGCGCCAATAGCAGATCGCGGATGGCCTGCGCACGCCGGGCAGACAACCCATCGTTGTCCTCCAGCGAACCCGCGCGGTCGGTGTGGCCGATCACCAAGATCTCGCCGCCTTTGCGGGCACGGGCACGTTCCAGGATCGTTGGCACGGTGGCTTGGGATTGCGCGGTCAGCAGCGTTCCCCCGGTTTCAAAATACAGCAGAAAGCGTTCTTCGACGTCCGGCGCCTCGGCCAGCATGGCTCCATAGCGCTCCATCACCCGCAAGGGGTCAACCTGCACGACCCGTACCTGGCCATCCTTGCGCACTTCGGCGCTCTGGTAGGGCTTGGTCAGCGTCTGCGACCCCGCAGCCGTCTTGACTTCCACCGCTGTGGCTACCCCCTGTGGTTCGGGGAGCAGGATCACCCTCGTCGTCGGAGCACATGCCGACAAGGCCCCTAGCGCCCCCATGAGCGCTCCCATCGACCACCAACGCGATAGGGAAAAACACGATAAGGCCATCATGGCACCTCCACGATGAAGTCTGTACCCCGCACGCCAACGACGGACGTGGGGGTCGCGATTTCGACCTGTTCCGGGTGCAGCTTGCCGATCACCCCCGTTACGACACGCACCACGCCTTGCAGAAGGCTTAGGCCGATGCTTCCTTCCTGGGTCACGGGGTCAAACCGCACCTTGGCCAGATCAAGCGTCGAGTTAGGCCCTACCGTCACCATCATCCCGTCACGCAGGGTGAAGGTGGCGCTGGCGTTGCGTCCGGTAACCACGCGGTCGGCCTCGGCCACGGCAGCGCCCGGAGCTACGGTACGGGGGGTGTTCTGCTGGAGCAGGCGAACGTCCCCTTGTACGGATTTGATCGTCCCCGCGCGCTGCACCTGTGCAGCGCCGCACAGATCGGCATGCAAGAGCAAGACGAGGATCGTAGTTTGCAGGGTTCGATGTCGCATTGGGGTTCCTTTTTCCGTGGGTTGCCGCAGATTCAGGGCATATTCATTCAGGGCCTCCCCACTCAGGGCAGGGCCTGTCCACTCAGGGCGTGCCCATGTCGCGCGCCTGGGGATCGACTTCAGCAACGAGCTGCTGCGCCCAAGGCTGTAGTTTTCTGGCGTCGCACCGGAGGATCTCGAATTTCACCGGCAGGATATGCCCCGGGTGCATCGAAAAGATGCGCAGGCCCATGCCGAGCAGCAGACGGGTCATCGCGGGGTCTCCGGCCATTTCCCCGCAGACGCTCACGGGTTTGCCAGCCTCATTGCACTGCGTGATCGTCGTCGCGATCAGACGCAACACGGCGGGGTGCAGGGGGTCATAGAGGTGCGCTACCGATTCGTCAGAACGGTCGATCGCCAAGGTGTATTGCGTGAGGTCGTTCGTGCCGATCGACAGGAAGTCGAAGTACTGTAGAAACAAGGGCACCGTCAGCGCTGCGGCGGGAATTTCGATCATCGCGCCAATGCGCACTTCACCGTGGGGGATGCCCAGGTTGTTGAGCTGGGCGCGGGCGTGGTCAATCAGCGCAAGGGTGCGGCGAATCTCGCTGGCATGAACCAGCATCGGAATCAGCAACGAGGTAGGCCCATGCGCTGCTGCCCGCAGGATGGCGCGCAGTTGGGTCAGGAACATCGCAGGGTCGGCTAGGCTCCAGCGAATGGCGCGTAGCCCGAGTGCAGGGTTGAGGTGCGCTTCGTCGCGCCAGTTGGCGTCGAGAGGCTTGTCGGCGCCGACATCTACCGTGCGGATCGTGACCGGCAGGCCCTGTGCCCCGTCGATGGCGGTGCGGTAGGCGCGGTACTGTTCCTCTTCGTCCGGCAGCTTGCCCAGGCGACCCATGAAGAGGAACTCGCTGCGGAACAGGCCCACACCCGCAGCACCGGCTTCGACGGCGTGCGCGGCGTCCTGCGGCCCTTCGATGTTGGCCAGCAGTTCGATCTTTTGGCCGTCGAGCGTGACTGCCGGGGTGCGTAGCAGCCGTGCGAGGCGGCTGCGTTCGAGTTCGCCCTTGCGTTGCTTGAATCCGTAGTCCGCGATGATCGATGGCGAAGGGTCGACCATCACGACCCCGGCATCTCCGTCGATGACGACCCAGTCGTCCTGGCGAACGAGCTGGCTGCACAGCCGCAGGCCGACGACTGCCGGAATGTCCAGGCTGCGCGCAACGATCGCCGTGTGCGAATTCTTGCCGCCGACATCGGTGGCAAAGCCGTCAAAGACGCTGTTTTTGAAGTGGAGCAAATCCGTCGGCGAGAGATCGTGCCCGATGAGGATCAGCGGGACATCGACGAATTCATTGAGGGGCAGCTCCTGCCCACCGGCCTTGCGTGCCGTGTGCGTCCACGACGGAACTACCGAAGCAGACATGCCCCGCATCGCACGCAGCACTTTTTCCGTGATTTGTTCGAGGTCAGCCTTGCGCTCACGCAGGTATTCGTCCTCCATGTCATCGAACTGGCGCGCCATGACCTCCAGTTGCGCGGTCAGCGCCCACTCGGCGTTGTAGAAGCGATCCGTGATCCATCGCTTGACGCCATTCCTCAGGTCTTCGTCCTGTAATAGCAGCAGGTGCGCGTCGATCAAGGCATCCAGCTCGTGGGGGGCTTCCTTGGGGTGCATCTGCGCGATGCTGTTTTGCAGACGCTGAATCTCCTCAATGACGGCATCGCGCCCATCGCGAACGCGGGCGATTTCCGCTTCGACCTGGGCAGGTTCGATGAAGTAGTGCGAGACCTCCAGACGCCCGGACGTGACGAGGACGGCACGCCCGATGGCGATGCCACGCGATACCGCCAGCCCGTGGATGGCAAAGGTCACTCGCCTTCCCCGAACTTGTTGGCGATGAGCGCCAGGAGAGCTTCCATGGCATCTTCTTCCTGCTCCCCTATCGTTTCGATTTCCACCTGCGTACCCTGCCCAGCGGCAAGCATGAGCACGCCCATGATGCTCTTGGCGTTGACGCGGCGGTCTCCCCGGGACATCCAGACTTCGCAGCGGTAGCCGCCAGCAAGTTTGGTGAGTTTGGCCGAAGCACGCGCGTGCAGGCCCAGCTTATTGAGGATGGTTGCAGTCGACTTCATCGTGGTGTGGATTCAGAAATAGGGGGATGTGTGGCAAAGGTACTGGAAGAAGTCAGGGATGGCATGTCGGGCGCGTACGCAACGACACCTTGGATGCCCCCAGCGCGGGCGCGTTCGAGCATCGCATCAAGCGGCTCGCCACAGTAGGTCACGGCGCGCAGCAACATAGGCAGATTCGCGCCGCAGAGCAGGCGGGCGGGCCGGGGGGATTCTTCGACGAACTTGCGTGCGACATTGCCGGGGGTCGCGCCCTGCATATCCGTCAGCACGAGGATGCCATCGTATGGGGGGATGCCATCGCATTGGACACGATCGCATTGGGGGCCATCCAAGGCATTGCGCGCCTGGCACAGGGTGTCTTCGACACCGTGGTCGGCATGCACATCCACTGCGATCACCTGCAATCCGGCGTCGGGGAAGACGTGGAGTGCGCAAGTGCGCAGGGCAGAAGCCAATGGGGCGTGCGCAAGGAGAAGGATGGCATTCATGGAAGCGCTCCCGGGCGCGGATAGTCGGGGGATTATGGCTTTGGCGCGTGGCGTGGATGGTGTGGCCGGGGCCGCTCAACGCAATAGATTCCAGACGAGCGTCACCCCAGCACTCCACAGGTCGACTTCCAGTGGATGGGTGCCCCGGTCATTGGAAAAGATGGTGATGCCCATCGAACCCGGGGAGCGTTCTTCGCGCAGCGCTTTCTGGCGGTCGCGTTCGATCATGACGAGGGCATCTGCCACCTCGGTGGGGCGCGGCGGCAAGCCCTGGTGCCGTGCGGCTTGTGCGTAGCCTTGCAGCGCACGCTCCACGGCGTTGGGGTCGAGTAGCGACAGCGCGCTACGGCAGTGCGGGCAGGCGTGCTCCTTGCGGATATCGATGGGCGCGCCACAGCTTGTGCAATGCACGATGGCAACGCGCTGGGCCATGTCGTCGATTTCGAGCTGGGTCATCTGGCGGATGAAGCCCTTTTCGATCATGAATGCGGCAAAGGTGCTGAACCGCCCGTGGCGGTGGTTGCAACGGTGCGTGACATAGCGCCCGCTGCGCACGATGTCGTAGCCTTGGGCCAGTGGCTGGTGGCAGCGTGGGCAAAAAAGACGCTGCGCCAGGGGGTGGTTGGGGTCATTGCGATGCTCGTGGAGCAACCGGAACAGGTCAACGACCGAAGCGGGGGACAGTTGGAGGTTTTCCTGCGGGTCGAACCAGATTCCCCGGCAGGCGTAACACAAATCGATGTCCACAGTCCTCCCATGGATACCCCCAAAGGACTGGGGAGTCATGTCCATCCGGCAAGAAGGGCAGGAAAGAGGGGGAGCCATGGGTAGGGCACTGCTGGGGAGGAAAGATAGTGGGGAACTGTACTAGCGCATGGAAAGCGTTCGCAGAAGCGAATTGGATAATCGCAGCATGAAGGTAGACCCCACCAAAGTGCAAGACATCGCGTACCGGGAGGTAGGCGCGAAAGATCCTGCCGTCGCCCCCACCGCACGGTTCCTGCTGCGCCACCCGGCGCACATCATCGCGATGGGTTTTGGCTCCGGCCTCAGCCCGGTGGCTCCGGGAACGGTAGGCACCCTGTGGGCATGGGCGGCATTTCTATGGTTTCAGCCGTATCTGCACGGCGATGTGGCGTATGCAGCCGTGCTGGGAGTCAGCGTCATGCTGGGTTGGTGGGTATGCACCATCACTGCGCGCAATCTGCGTGTACACGACCCTGCCAGCGTCGTCTGGGACGAAATCGTCGCGTTCTGGTTGATCCTCTGGCTGATCGAGCCGACGACCGGGTGGGAGCAGTTGGCCGCATTCGCCCTGTTCCGGTTTTTCGACGCCGTCAAGCCTGGCCCTGTGGGGTGGGCGGATCGGCTCTATCGCGGCGTGGATACCGTGCGGGATCCTGCCGCGTGGCGCAAGGCCGGGTGGGGAATCATGCTCGACGACCTTGTCGCCGCCTTCTGTACCTTGCTGGTGCTTGCGCTGTGGCGCGCCTGGTGACCCCCGACGCAGTGGGCGACTTGGCCTGCCTACTGCGGGAACGGGGCTGGATGCTGGTCACTGCGGAGAGCTGCACGGGAGGGGGCATTGCCGCAGCATGCACGGACATGCCGGGGTCTAGCGACTGGTTCGACCGGGGGTACGTGACCTATTCCAACCGCGCCAAGATCGAGATGTTGGGGGTGGATCCCGCGTTGATCGAGGAGCACGGCGCCGTCAGCGAGGCCGTGGCCCGTGCGATGGCGCGGGGCGCCCAGGAACGATCCTCCGTGCAGGTGGCTCTGGCAGTCACGGGGGTGGCGGGGCCTGCGGGCGGCACCCCCGCCAAACCTGTGGGAACCGTGTGGTTTGCGTGGGCGGTGGGGGATCGCCTCGTCGCGGAGTGTGGCAGGTTCGAGGGGGATCGCAGTGCGGTACGTGCGGCAGCGGTGCGCCATGCGCTCGCAGCCCTGTTGCCCTGGGTGCGGCCATGACAGCAGGCGCCGACGCAGCAGGCTGGCTGCACACGGCCCGTTTTTTGACGTCTGCCCCGGATCTGCATGTATTGCCCAAGTTGGACATCCCCGAAATCGCGTTCACCGGTCGGTCGAACTCGGGCAAGTCCACCTGCGTCAACATGCTCACGCAGCAGCGGCAACTCGCCTATGCATCCAAGCGCCCCGGGCGTACCCAGCACATCAACCTGTTTGCCTTGGGCAAGGGCGGGCAGACCGACGGTATCCTGGCCGACCTGCCCGGCTATGGCTATGCCGCAGTGCCCCAACAGGACAAGCTGCGCTGGCAGCGAAACATGGTCGGCTACCTGTGCTCGCGCGCCAATCTCGCGGGTGTCGTCTTGCTGTGTGACAGCCGCCGAGGCATTACCGCGCTGGATGCAGAACTTCTCGAAATCCTCCGCCCCCGCGTGGAACGAGGCATGCCGTTCCTTGTCTTGCTGACCAAGGCAGACAAACTGTCCCGCAGCGCACAGCAGAAGGTGCTGTCGATCACCCGACTCCAGGCTGCCGGTGGGGAGGTGCGCCTGTTCTCCGCCCTCCGCCGTCAGGGAGTGGAGGAAGTGTCCGCACTGCTGCGGGGGTGGGCGCAGCCCCTACTGAAATAGGTTCTAAGAATCGTCATTGCGTGCAATGGTCAGCAGGCGCTCGACTTCAGCGTGGGCATGAATGCAGTTGTTGGCGTGCCAGCGGCGGATCCACCACATAAAGCCTGCGACGATGGTTCCGAAGAAAGCAATGGCGCTGAAGGTGGGCAGTCCCAGCCCGGTGGACAGGCTATAGAACGCACCCAGAACGAGGATGCACGCCTGCTCGTTGAAGTTTTGTACTGCGA contains:
- the glnE gene encoding bifunctional [glutamate--ammonia ligase]-adenylyl-L-tyrosine phosphorylase/[glutamate--ammonia-ligase] adenylyltransferase is translated as MTKPSLAEYSRFAQRVYRRYAVELSWLDPGVPTLEHLQRCHARLLDARLDTAAALRVLRHLVVERLLTLDCTRQATLADVTTCMTNLAEFALDIAVRSVVLELDECHGAPRTASGQRAQLWVVGMGKLGACELNVSSDIDLVYVYDEDGDTDGSALGRSRLSNHEYFARVVRGVYALVGDSTGHGFVFRVDLALRPHGGSGPAAVSLDALEEYLHVHGREWERFAWLKSRVVAPVSAMDDLATQPLRNVVSPFVFRKYLDYGVFEALRALHREIRSHALRTSAGRPERADDVKLGRGGIREIEFTVQLLQVVRGGQYPELRCRATLGALPRIVEAGLMPEDTARSLAGAYTFLREVEHRIQYLDDAQTHAVPIAEPDREWIAATMGMANAQELLDTLALHRSRVEQEFDTLLGASRAGQHTDAAALDSVLADLPQPFAEQIRQWIGRPKVLALRDKSRERLAALLLRVLRWMRSGKTTPEAILRLLDWLESVLRRESYLVLLRERPTILGRLLRLLGAARWPAKYLQLHPGVIDELADAGLLDERFDAAAFDAELERRRASLRNTGEDDEESLLNLLRRAHHAEVFRTLTRDVEGRLRVEEVADDLSALADAVLCIVARWCWERLPKAHRPQPAFGILAYGKLGGKELGYGSDLDLVFVYEDKDKDERAHEAYAALVRKLIQWLTVKTGEGDLYEIDTALRPNGNAGLLITSLESYAGYQQQRGSNTAWTWEHQAITRARCVLGDEAMRERFDTVRHAVLTTQRDADALREEVRAMRRKLAQAHPVPQGIFDIKHSPGGMIDTEFVTQFLVLSQSHQHAALAANVGNTALLERAESLGLLPEGLGRRAASAYRALRQAQHHARLDEAPAKVPDTALREEREAILTLWLTVFGE
- a CDS encoding AAA family ATPase translates to MTILPKLPYGLSNFHKLITEGHFYVDRTNYIAQLEAHGSYHVLMRPRRFGKSLFLSMLEHYYDQLRKPEFDALFGTLHIGRNPTLLANAYQVLVLDFSGIETGNSVDTVRQGFASRVSMPAIRFLRRYGYPASDVEELRSLATPQEQLTLLCQCVADSGHKLLLLIDEYDHFANSLLAEDLDSFRSAVGKGGFVRSFYETIKSATQAGTLDRFFITGVTAIMLDSLTSGFNITKNLTFEEDFHDILGFTREETLSLIRPLAECCKLDAEAMMEDVTHWYNGYRFHRRCHTIYNSDMVLYFADNFDCKACAYPDRMLDENIASDYGKLMALFAIGDREDNYRVLEALVTEGEVIAQQQRRFDLDKTFGRDDFISLLAYVGFASLAGGDGNDMRYAIPNHVIRELYFQYFLVELERRNNVDLPIWEVRDALRALYRANNLEPLRAQLERVLRHLSNRDSIRMDEKHLKVILVTLLFQTSVWRLQSEPEVNRRYPDVLLWERSPFELAGQHLIELKYAKKQDGELGWEAKRQEGLEQIAAYCALPEIAAMAKLHCWLMLTDGERVEVVNHAMLPCQR
- a CDS encoding OmpA family protein; this encodes MMALSCFSLSRWWSMGALMGALGALSACAPTTRVILLPEPQGVATAVEVKTAAGSQTLTKPYQSAEVRKDGQVRVVQVDPLRVMERYGAMLAEAPDVEERFLLYFETGGTLLTAQSQATVPTILERARARKGGEILVIGHTDRAGSLEDNDGLSARRAQAIRDLLLAQGFDAERIEAIGRGERAPLVPTDDDIAEPRNRRVEILVR
- a CDS encoding FecR family protein yields the protein MRHRTLQTTILVLLLHADLCGAAQVQRAGTIKSVQGDVRLLQQNTPRTVAPGAAVAEADRVVTGRNASATFTLRDGMMVTVGPNSTLDLAKVRFDPVTQEGSIGLSLLQGVVRVVTGVIGKLHPEQVEIATPTSVVGVRGTDFIVEVP
- the ptsP gene encoding phosphoenolpyruvate--protein phosphotransferase produces the protein MTFAIHGLAVSRGIAIGRAVLVTSGRLEVSHYFIEPAQVEAEIARVRDGRDAVIEEIQRLQNSIAQMHPKEAPHELDALIDAHLLLLQDEDLRNGVKRWITDRFYNAEWALTAQLEVMARQFDDMEDEYLRERKADLEQITEKVLRAMRGMSASVVPSWTHTARKAGGQELPLNEFVDVPLILIGHDLSPTDLLHFKNSVFDGFATDVGGKNSHTAIVARSLDIPAVVGLRLCSQLVRQDDWVVIDGDAGVVMVDPSPSIIADYGFKQRKGELERSRLARLLRTPAVTLDGQKIELLANIEGPQDAAHAVEAGAAGVGLFRSEFLFMGRLGKLPDEEEQYRAYRTAIDGAQGLPVTIRTVDVGADKPLDANWRDEAHLNPALGLRAIRWSLADPAMFLTQLRAILRAAAHGPTSLLIPMLVHASEIRRTLALIDHARAQLNNLGIPHGEVRIGAMIEIPAAALTVPLFLQYFDFLSIGTNDLTQYTLAIDRSDESVAHLYDPLHPAVLRLIATTITQCNEAGKPVSVCGEMAGDPAMTRLLLGMGLRIFSMHPGHILPVKFEILRCDARKLQPWAQQLVAEVDPQARDMGTP
- a CDS encoding HPr family phosphocarrier protein, yielding MKSTATILNKLGLHARASAKLTKLAGGYRCEVWMSRGDRRVNAKSIMGVLMLAAGQGTQVEIETIGEQEEDAMEALLALIANKFGEGE
- a CDS encoding PTS sugar transporter subunit IIA, producing the protein MNAILLLAHAPLASALRTCALHVFPDAGLQVIAVDVHADHGVEDTLCQARNALDGPQCDRVQCDGIPPYDGILVLTDMQGATPGNVARKFVEESPRPARLLCGANLPMLLRAVTYCGEPLDAMLERARAGGIQGVVAYAPDMPSLTSSSTFATHPPISESTPR
- a CDS encoding zf-TFIIB domain-containing protein — translated: MTPQSFGGIHGRTVDIDLCYACRGIWFDPQENLQLSPASVVDLFRLLHEHRNDPNHPLAQRLFCPRCHQPLAQGYDIVRSGRYVTHRCNHRHGRFSTFAAFMIEKGFIRQMTQLEIDDMAQRVAIVHCTSCGAPIDIRKEHACPHCRSALSLLDPNAVERALQGYAQAARHQGLPPRPTEVADALVMIERDRQKALREERSPGSMGITIFSNDRGTHPLEVDLWSAGVTLVWNLLR
- a CDS encoding phosphatidylglycerophosphatase A, with product MGFGSGLSPVAPGTVGTLWAWAAFLWFQPYLHGDVAYAAVLGVSVMLGWWVCTITARNLRVHDPASVVWDEIVAFWLILWLIEPTTGWEQLAAFALFRFFDAVKPGPVGWADRLYRGVDTVRDPAAWRKAGWGIMLDDLVAAFCTLLVLALWRAW
- a CDS encoding CinA family protein, with translation MLVTAESCTGGGIAAACTDMPGSSDWFDRGYVTYSNRAKIEMLGVDPALIEEHGAVSEAVARAMARGAQERSSVQVALAVTGVAGPAGGTPAKPVGTVWFAWAVGDRLVAECGRFEGDRSAVRAAAVRHALAALLPWVRP
- the yihA gene encoding ribosome biogenesis GTP-binding protein YihA/YsxC, whose product is MTAGADAAGWLHTARFLTSAPDLHVLPKLDIPEIAFTGRSNSGKSTCVNMLTQQRQLAYASKRPGRTQHINLFALGKGGQTDGILADLPGYGYAAVPQQDKLRWQRNMVGYLCSRANLAGVVLLCDSRRGITALDAELLEILRPRVERGMPFLVLLTKADKLSRSAQQKVLSITRLQAAGGEVRLFSALRRQGVEEVSALLRGWAQPLLK